From Puniceicoccaceae bacterium, one genomic window encodes:
- a CDS encoding NAD(P)/FAD-dependent oxidoreductase, which yields MGEAIGEAEGRRTTEGAAKWKGTTDAYDVVVIGSGLAGLTGAHYLAKQGYRVIILEQHYQIGGLATWFKRKGGHVFDISLHGFPVGMIKSCRRYWSKEIADSIVPLRDLRFANPQFSLQTTYDREDFTRVLVDSFGISAGKVAEFFDTVSDSERFLNSPLSTGELIDSFFPGRNDIKRLLLEPIAYANGSSEDDPALVYSIVFFNFMKQGIYTFQGGTDQLIKRMVQLLEEKGVHIVRRACVESVVTGRNPETGKPEVLGVKAEGRTLRARAVLSNSNLKRTVLGLIGAEAIADPEFVKATEAVRLNSSSCQVYLGLRKGTSIPHVGDLLFVSDDAEFSSKALKAPTTTSRTFSFYYPETRPHLKVPRYSIVASSNANWKDWNDLDEHEYETRKRELIEATLETLERFLPGIREKIDHIEAATPRTIHHFTQHWSGASFGTKYEGLEVSQKLPQVVSGAYHAGSVGIIMSGWLGTINYGQMTASRMEQYLRETVNR from the coding sequence ATGGGGGAAGCAATCGGAGAAGCTGAAGGTCGGCGAACAACGGAAGGTGCGGCAAAATGGAAAGGAACCACAGATGCTTATGATGTTGTCGTGATTGGCAGTGGGCTTGCCGGTTTGACGGGTGCACACTACCTCGCCAAGCAGGGGTATCGCGTGATCATCCTGGAACAACATTATCAAATCGGCGGCCTGGCAACCTGGTTCAAACGCAAGGGAGGACATGTTTTTGATATTTCCCTTCACGGATTTCCGGTAGGAATGATAAAGTCTTGCCGACGCTACTGGTCGAAGGAGATTGCGGATTCCATTGTTCCCCTGCGTGATCTACGCTTCGCCAACCCGCAGTTTTCGCTCCAGACTACCTATGACCGTGAAGATTTCACCCGGGTGCTGGTGGATTCGTTCGGGATTTCAGCCGGGAAAGTTGCAGAATTTTTTGACACGGTCTCGGATTCTGAACGCTTTCTCAACAGCCCCCTCAGTACGGGAGAGTTGATCGACTCTTTTTTCCCAGGACGCAATGACATCAAACGCCTACTTCTGGAACCCATTGCCTATGCAAACGGCTCCAGTGAAGACGACCCTGCTCTGGTTTACAGCATCGTTTTTTTCAATTTCATGAAACAGGGCATCTACACCTTTCAGGGAGGCACGGATCAACTGATCAAACGCATGGTGCAGCTGTTGGAGGAAAAGGGAGTACACATTGTCAGACGAGCCTGTGTGGAAAGCGTTGTAACCGGACGAAATCCAGAAACCGGAAAACCCGAAGTGCTGGGAGTCAAAGCGGAAGGTCGCACGCTGCGCGCCCGTGCGGTGCTCTCCAACTCAAATCTGAAGCGCACCGTATTGGGGTTGATCGGAGCGGAGGCGATCGCGGACCCTGAATTTGTGAAGGCGACCGAAGCCGTGCGCCTCAACAGCAGCTCGTGCCAGGTGTATCTGGGTCTTCGCAAAGGTACATCCATTCCTCATGTGGGCGACCTGCTCTTTGTTTCCGATGACGCAGAGTTCAGTTCGAAGGCGCTCAAAGCACCCACAACAACAAGCCGCACGTTTTCCTTTTATTACCCGGAAACCCGTCCACACCTGAAGGTGCCGCGCTACAGCATTGTTGCCTCAAGCAATGCCAACTGGAAGGACTGGAACGATTTGGATGAGCATGAATATGAAACCAGAAAACGGGAACTAATCGAAGCCACGCTGGAAACATTGGAGCGCTTTCTACCGGGCATCCGGGAAAAAATTGATCACATCGAAGCAGCAACCCCGCGCACGATTCATCACTTTACCCAACACTGGAGTGGAGCGTCGTTTGGAACGAAATATGAGGGATTGGAGGTCTCTCAGAAACTGCCGCAAGTGGTCAGCGGAGCCTATCATGCCGGATCAGTCGGTATCATTATGTCGGGTTGGCTCGGAACCATCAACTATGGGCAAATGACCGCCAGTCGCATGGAGCAATACCTTCGCGAGACGGTGAATCGATGA
- a CDS encoding aminotransferase class III-fold pyridoxal phosphate-dependent enzyme, with protein MEQITHSQARTQSLSWYERATQVIPGGVYGHTSPAASLPLTFPYYINKAEGAYLWDVDGNRYLDFLCAYGPIILGHQHPEVEQAANRMRESGGLFSHPHTIMVELAELLVQRIDFADWSVFAKNGSDVTTWAIQVARQHTGRRKVLVVKGAYHGVDAWTNPSPGGIIPEDRMHVHAFDWNDVDGLDHLLKKHAGDIAALILNPYHHPAFGTNVAPSNVFVETVNRRCREHGVVLVLDDIRAGFRIHSGGSHRIYGFKPDIACYCKAMGNGYPVSAAVGTEALKAAAGKVFLTGSYWNDGIALAAAKKCLEIIERDNVPATLTRTGERLIRGLETAAASHGIRIIGSEPFAAPMIAFDGDADLRQMQRFSELCAEEGVLFHPHHNWFVSLAHTDAVIDSAIEVASRAFAHMATEA; from the coding sequence ATGGAGCAAATCACGCATTCGCAAGCGCGAACCCAATCGCTGAGCTGGTATGAACGCGCTACCCAGGTTATTCCAGGTGGCGTGTATGGGCACACCAGCCCGGCTGCCTCGCTGCCCTTGACCTTTCCCTATTATATCAACAAAGCGGAGGGAGCCTACCTGTGGGATGTCGATGGCAATCGCTACCTTGATTTTCTCTGCGCTTATGGTCCCATCATCCTCGGACATCAGCATCCCGAGGTGGAGCAGGCAGCGAACCGCATGCGGGAGAGTGGGGGATTGTTCAGTCATCCCCACACCATCATGGTGGAATTAGCCGAGCTGTTGGTACAGCGCATCGATTTTGCGGACTGGAGTGTGTTTGCCAAGAACGGCTCCGATGTCACAACTTGGGCGATTCAGGTGGCACGCCAGCACACAGGCCGGCGTAAGGTGCTTGTCGTGAAAGGAGCCTATCATGGAGTCGATGCCTGGACGAATCCCTCCCCTGGTGGCATTATCCCTGAAGACCGCATGCATGTGCATGCATTCGATTGGAACGATGTTGACGGATTGGATCACCTTCTGAAGAAGCATGCTGGTGATATCGCCGCGCTGATTCTCAATCCCTATCATCATCCCGCATTTGGCACCAACGTTGCTCCGAGCAATGTTTTTGTTGAAACGGTTAACCGTCGCTGTCGGGAGCATGGCGTTGTGCTGGTACTCGATGACATTCGCGCAGGCTTCCGCATCCACAGCGGTGGATCGCACCGGATCTATGGGTTCAAGCCCGACATCGCATGCTACTGCAAGGCCATGGGCAATGGATACCCCGTCTCCGCAGCAGTGGGAACAGAGGCACTGAAGGCTGCAGCCGGAAAAGTCTTTCTGACGGGAAGCTACTGGAACGACGGAATTGCGCTGGCGGCGGCAAAAAAATGCCTCGAAATCATCGAACGTGACAATGTCCCTGCAACACTGACCAGAACTGGTGAACGCCTGATTCGAGGACTGGAAACCGCAGCTGCAAGCCACGGCATTCGCATCATTGGAAGCGAACCTTTTGCGGCCCCGATGATTGCATTCGACGGCGATGCAGACCTGAGGCAGATGCAACGGTTTTCGGAACTCTGCGCTGAAGAAGGAGTCCTTTTTCACCCTCACCACAACTGGTTTGTCAGTCTTGCGCACACGGATGCGGTGATTGACAGTGCAATTGAGGTCGCTTCGCGAGCTTTCGCGCACATGGCAACAGAGGCCTGA